In Drosophila busckii strain San Diego stock center, stock number 13000-0081.31 chromosome 3R, ASM1175060v1, whole genome shotgun sequence, the sequence tgtaaattcattCAAATGTGCTTATAACAAAATTACTTATCGTTGGCTAGCCATATATCTGAGGTGCAATCTCCACCAGGATAGCGCATTTCATGCGGCAAAGTTGGTCCATAGGGCTCCTTTCCAAAGTCAACCAGAAAATCTTCGTTTAATTTCATGCCGCCATTCACAGCATCAACATCGATCAGCACAACATGTCCACCCTTGGAAACCATTTCAGGATAGAactaaaaataagcagcaactaTTAGAATAGTTCGTTAGTGCAAACAATAGCTTAGCTCACTTACCTGCTTATCCCAAGGCGAATAGAGTGAGGATGACACATACAAGCGTTTGCCATCGAGAGAGAGTTGCATCATCTGTGGACCGCCTTCCAAGCGACGACCCTTAATATAACATGGTGGTGGTCTTTCCTACAATATAAAACAttgaacatttgtttataaccaATAATGCTGCGCACTTACGGTCCATTCCTTGTCTTCTTTAACGATCACATCGGTGAGATCGCTGCAAATGGCGCCACCTAAGAACAACTGCGACACAAGCTTTGGCTCCTCTGGGTTTGTTATATCATATTGCCTCACATCGCCATGCAGCCAACAGTTGACATAAAGAAATTTGTCATCCAGCGAAATAATAATATCGGAAATCATACCGCCCATCTCAGCGGCCGTGCCTGTGCCACGATCCACTAGTTTTCGTGGTATGTCAATGACTTTCTTCACCACAAACTCATCCGAGTCGTCCTTTTTcttgaaataataaacaattgcgtTCAAGCCGCAGCCAACAAAACCATCGGGACGCTTCGGATTATGCATAAAGCGTATTTCCAAGGGCGTAACGCCTTCAAGTCCAAGATCAACAGTTTGATATAGCGTCTGTGTGGaccatttataaaaattaattctgCAGCCGTACTGCGACATATCCTCCAAGTCCTCAGTGTTCCAGCCGCGTCGGAATTTATTGGGCGCACCCCACTCAGACGACGCCATAACATCAAAATAGGGCTGATACCAGAAGTCATAGCCGCATATCGCTTTGCGTTCACCTTTAGTCCAAGTGCCAACGCAATTGAAGTCGgcatcaaataaaatgaactCTCCCTTAGCATTGCCCTTGGCGTCGCCCATGGTAGAGATCATTATATTGCCATTAGCTAGGCAATGCGTCGTATGCGGTGCAGTGACATTGTGACTCTTTAGCACATCGCCATCGATAACCTTTATAATTTCGGGCTTGCGCGGATCAGTGACAACatccaaaatataaataaaatctgaGTTCAACGAGGGCAGCACCAATCTACTGCGCTTTGGCACAGTCTTGGCGTTTTTGTCCACGTAGTagcagctggagcaggcaTTCCATCCAGAATGATGCAGCTCGTTTCCTTTTCTGTTCGTAAAAGTGCGATGAACGATCTGCCAAATCAAACGACAATTAAAGAAAATCATTTTAACCTTTGCTCGCACTAATTACCTGACAGTAGGTGGGACTTTCGGGATCAACATCGATTGTGGCAAGATAATCGCCGTGGGGCTCATCCACATTGGGCTGTATGGTTACCGTATATAAAAGTTTCTCTCGCGGACCATTTTTCATAGCATCCAGCGGTGTTGCATAACCGGGACCGTGGCAACAGGCTAGAGCATTGTggaaaatttttgtaaataattaagatTTGATATGCTTGAACTACGCCTTACCTTTTTCCGACATTCTCAATTAAATATTCCTAGCACGTTACTCTCGATCAAAGAACAGCAAAACACTGACACGCGCTGGTACTGCACACTTATACTTATCATCCGGTTTTTGAGCGTCAGCTCTAGAGAAATCAAcaagtgtatgcatgtgtgtgtgtgtgtatgtatgtatgtattgacACACgcctaaaaaaaacaaacacgcTCTCCCggctttatttataatctGCACtgtaagcgtgtgtgtgcatatttttgcGTAGAATTTtatcaacaaacaaacgattgtattattgttttactatattatattattattgttactaTCTCttatcatttttaaataatatgtacatgcatacatacatatgcacacatttatttagaCACTGGACTTCacttttgcaaatatatatacatatatatgtatctatatttATGCCtttacatttgcatacaaatgttAGTTTGTGTTTAAAACCattgttagttaattaatttttaaaacttttggcCAGCTTATTGCTTACACGAGCTCATCGCTATAGCAAATATCTGCCGACGATCTGGCAGCGCTCTGTCGCCAATCAGCTGTGCGCTGTTGTTATTACCGCTAAACTTGTTACGTAGCGTTTGTGTTTACAACATGAGATTCTTTTTATCACAAATACGGAAGGTATCTACACAAGCTGCGCGTCGGCGTGTGGTGGTCACAGGCAGTGGCGCCATTACACCATTGGGCAACAATGTCGGCGAATCTTGGCAACGCTTATTGGCCGGCGAATCGGCCATTAGCCGACTAGGTGAAGAATTCAAGGGACTGCCTTGTCAAGTGGCCGCGCAAATACCCAAAGAACGACTACAGCTGGATAAACATCTGAGCAAAAGTGACATAAAGCTAATGAGTCCCGCCACACAGCTGGCTGTAATGGCAGCAGACGAAGCACTAGCTATGGCACAGCTTAAGCCCAGTGAGCTGAGTCCGGAACAGCGCGAGCGTTTTGGCGTCTGTGTCGGCATGGGCATGTTCGATTTAAGCGAAGTTTATGGcgcctggcagcagctgcagcgtggCTATAATCGTGTCAGCCCCTATTTTGTGCCACGCCTGCTGCCCAACATGGCCTGCGGTCACATAAGCATGCGACACGGTCTACGTGGACCCAATCACTCGGTATCTACGGCTTGTGCTACGGGCGC encodes:
- the LOC108601668 gene encoding methanethiol oxidase → MSEKACCHGPGYATPLDAMKNGPREKLLYTVTIQPNVDEPHGDYLATIDVDPESPTYCQIVHRTFTNRKGNELHHSGWNACSSCYYVDKNAKTVPKRSRLVLPSLNSDFIYILDVVTDPRKPEIIKVIDGDVLKSHNVTAPHTTHCLANGNIMISTMGDAKGNAKGEFILFDADFNCVGTWTKGERKAICGYDFWYQPYFDVMASSEWGAPNKFRRGWNTEDLEDMSQYGCRINFYKWSTQTLYQTVDLGLEGVTPLEIRFMHNPKRPDGFVGCGLNAIVYYFKKKDDSDEFVVKKVIDIPRKLVDRGTGTAAEMGGMISDIIISLDDKFLYVNCWLHGDVRQYDITNPEEPKLVSQLFLGGAICSDLTDVIVKEDKEWTERPPPCYIKGRRLEGGPQMMQLSLDGKRLYVSSSLYSPWDKQFYPEMVSKGGHVVLIDVDAVNGGMKLNEDFLVDFGKEPYGPTLPHEMRYPGGDCTSDIWLANDK